The following proteins come from a genomic window of Galactobacillus timonensis:
- the cas2 gene encoding CRISPR-associated endonuclease Cas2: MFFDLPVTTAAGRRAYTTFRKFLIKDGFFMMQESVYCKIALNQQSSNAIVEQIKNNKPDCGLVQVLVITEKQYSNIVHVVGDNKSDVINSSERLVVL, encoded by the coding sequence GTGTTCTTTGATCTTCCTGTTACAACTGCAGCAGGCAGACGAGCATATACAACGTTTAGAAAATTTCTGATTAAAGACGGCTTCTTTATGATGCAGGAATCGGTCTATTGCAAAATAGCCCTTAACCAGCAGTCAAGTAATGCAATTGTTGAGCAAATCAAAAACAATAAGCCGGATTGCGGTCTTGTTCAGGTACTCGTTATTACTGAGAAACAGTATTCCAATATTGTTCATGTGGTTGGAGACAATAAAAGTGACGTCATTAACTCATCGGAACGATTGGTGGTCTTATGA
- the csn2 gene encoding type II-A CRISPR-associated protein Csn2 produces MILVNPNYFDPISITEEYPETLVVEDNFYYRSILTDMIEQLKTGKGDFVLSENEEIISCQNIQIVTDLLQMDFSDRTAKTRLQQTIAFDFRDDPAVESIREDLYHFCFKICTDYPLPVSFKMDLTAIDLVKMMDFFLDLSFSSWVEKIILLLEAERSLLKKNLFIFSGLKDLMNKEEYAALEKELKYRKFSVLMIEHREHQDLDDKDHLRIIDKDLCLIE; encoded by the coding sequence ATGATCCTGGTGAATCCTAACTATTTTGATCCGATATCCATTACTGAGGAATATCCCGAGACTCTGGTTGTGGAAGATAATTTCTATTATCGGAGTATTCTGACGGACATGATTGAGCAGTTGAAGACCGGGAAAGGTGATTTTGTTCTTTCGGAAAATGAGGAAATCATCAGCTGCCAGAACATTCAAATTGTTACCGATCTTCTTCAAATGGATTTTTCTGATCGAACAGCAAAGACAAGACTCCAGCAGACTATTGCATTCGATTTTCGCGATGATCCGGCTGTTGAAAGTATCCGTGAAGATCTTTATCATTTCTGCTTTAAAATCTGTACAGATTATCCTCTTCCGGTCAGCTTCAAAATGGATCTGACAGCCATTGATCTTGTAAAAATGATGGATTTTTTCCTTGATCTTAGCTTTTCTTCATGGGTAGAGAAGATTATTCTTCTCCTTGAAGCGGAGCGTTCCCTGCTAAAGAAGAATCTGTTTATCTTCTCAGGTTTAAAGGATCTGATGAATAAAGAAGAGTATGCGGCTCTTGAGAAGGAATTGAAGTATCGAAAGTTCAGTGTACTAATGATAGAACATCGTGAACATCAGGATCTCGATGACAAAGATCATCTAAGGATTATTGATAAGGATCTCTGCCTGATAGAATAA
- a CDS encoding M42 family metallopeptidase — translation MEERERIEQLSNLFGPSGFEDEVSDFVRSELKELSLHQDHMRNLSGAFGTDGPVVMLDAHLDEVGLIVQAIKPDGTMRFLTLGRMAPEAVAASSFRIRTDKGTYVPAVVACKPPHFRSSLEKNMPLDISSMVLDCGTSSKEETEALGISIGSPAAPDVVCRYDQNLHRFYGKAFDCRIGVAAEIETLKRLEREGFDHLSCRVGASFAVQEEVGERGVLVNASRLQPDVMICFEGCPADDTFSEDYMVQAALGKGPMLRNMDVSMITNWRFQKFAVDLAKQCGIPVQQSVRAGGGTNAAAVNSRFGTPAIVIGIPVRYIHSPNCFVDERDYENAVKLAVALVHALTASNVGKL, via the coding sequence ATGGAAGAACGGGAACGCATTGAGCAGCTTTCGAATCTGTTTGGACCTTCTGGCTTTGAGGATGAAGTATCGGATTTTGTTCGCTCTGAATTAAAGGAGCTCAGTCTTCATCAGGACCATATGCGCAATCTCTCGGGTGCCTTTGGAACGGATGGTCCGGTTGTGATGCTGGACGCGCATCTGGATGAGGTTGGGCTGATTGTGCAGGCGATCAAACCGGATGGGACGATGCGTTTTCTGACGCTTGGACGCATGGCGCCAGAGGCAGTAGCGGCCAGTAGTTTCCGCATCCGTACGGACAAGGGTACATATGTTCCGGCGGTTGTGGCATGCAAGCCGCCCCATTTCCGTTCGTCATTGGAAAAGAATATGCCTTTGGATATTTCGTCGATGGTTCTGGATTGCGGCACATCGAGCAAAGAGGAGACGGAGGCCTTGGGCATCTCGATCGGATCGCCCGCAGCTCCGGATGTGGTGTGCCGCTATGATCAGAATCTGCACCGGTTCTATGGCAAGGCGTTTGACTGCCGCATCGGTGTGGCGGCGGAAATCGAAACGCTGAAGCGCCTGGAGAGGGAAGGCTTTGATCATCTGTCCTGCCGTGTCGGTGCTTCCTTTGCGGTGCAGGAAGAAGTCGGGGAACGCGGGGTTCTGGTGAATGCTTCGCGGCTTCAGCCGGATGTCATGATCTGCTTCGAAGGCTGTCCTGCCGATGATACGTTCTCGGAAGACTATATGGTGCAGGCGGCTCTTGGAAAGGGGCCGATGCTAAGGAATATGGACGTTTCCATGATTACCAACTGGCGCTTCCAGAAGTTCGCCGTTGATCTTGCGAAGCAGTGCGGCATTCCTGTGCAGCAGTCGGTACGTGCCGGCGGCGGTACGAATGCGGCGGCTGTCAACAGCCGCTTTGGTACGCCGGCGATCGTGATCGGCATTCCGGTGCGCTATATTCACAGTCCGAATTGTTTCGTGGATGAACGTGACTATGAAAATGCGGTAAAGCTGGCTGTGGCACTGGTGCATGCGCTGACGGCTTCCAATGTAGGCAAACTGTAA
- a CDS encoding YbhB/YbcL family Raf kinase inhibitor-like protein: protein MKITSDDLKNGVWDDSISHLTCGKNESPQLSIEPVNGAVSYAVYMLDPDGHDWEHWASIGSETEIVHGDNPGSYVGPYPPSGTHRYIIYVFALKKEIYDLPGSFDAPGNRIEEIRRALGPLTLDEGSLTGTFTRRKGVI, encoded by the coding sequence ATGAAAATTACATCCGATGATCTGAAGAATGGTGTATGGGATGATTCCATTTCCCATCTGACCTGCGGAAAGAATGAGAGTCCGCAGCTGAGCATTGAGCCGGTGAACGGCGCCGTCAGCTATGCGGTCTATATGCTTGATCCGGATGGCCATGACTGGGAACACTGGGCAAGCATCGGCAGTGAGACAGAGATCGTGCATGGAGACAATCCGGGCAGCTATGTAGGTCCCTATCCTCCTTCGGGAACGCATCGTTACATCATTTACGTGTTTGCGCTGAAGAAGGAAATCTATGATCTTCCGGGCAGCTTTGATGCGCCGGGCAACCGGATCGAAGAGATCCGACGTGCGCTTGGACCTTTGACGCTGGACGAAGGGTCATTGACAGGTACGTTTACGCGCAGAAAGGGAGTGATCTGA
- a CDS encoding TM1266 family iron-only hydrogenase system putative regulator, with protein MIAVISIVVENPESAEDVNRILHVHRDAIIGRMGIPYRKKNINIISVAVDAGESEIAGMKKELGEVSGIRAASVETAE; from the coding sequence ATGATTGCAGTCATCAGTATTGTTGTTGAAAATCCGGAATCTGCAGAGGATGTGAACCGCATTCTCCATGTGCACCGTGATGCGATCATCGGACGCATGGGCATCCCGTACCGTAAGAAGAACATCAATATCATTTCGGTTGCGGTCGATGCCGGCGAATCTGAGATTGCGGGGATGAAGAAGGAGCTCGGGGAAGTTTCCGGTATCCGCGCTGCCAGCGTCGAAACGGCCGAATGA
- the leuS gene encoding leucine--tRNA ligase, which produces MYDHQKIEAKWQKYWEDNKTFKTDGWDFSKPKYYVMDMFPYPSGQGLHVGHPESYTATDIMARMKRMQGYNVMHPMGFDAFGLPAEQYALKTGHHPGEFTYANIDHFRAQLKMLGFSYDWDREIRTCDPEYYKWTQWIFLQLYKKGLAYVAEMPVNWCPEERAVLANEEVINGKSEHGHAVVRRNMRQWVLKITAYAEELLKDLDEVDWPESTKEMQRNWIGKSTGADITMKIKDTNLEFTVYTTRPDTAFGISFIVFSPEHPFVDQITTPEHKDEVHAYQAEAAKKSELARTDLNKEKTGVFTGSYAINPVNGRLVPIWISDYVLANYGTGAVMGVPAGDQRDWDFATKFGLEIIPFMKDVDISQGAYAGEGIHANSGFLDGLNVEESKKAMLDWLVEHHCGEPKVQYKLRDWLFSRQRYWGEPIPIVRMDDGTLRALQDSDLPLELPAVDNYQPSEDGESPLANAKDWLNVTIDGQHGVRETNTMPQWAGSCWYYLRYLDPHNDKALADPQLIRHWMPVDLYIGGAEHAVLHLLYARFWYKVLRDCGVVFNDEPFQKLYHQGMILGENGVKMSKSLGNVVNPDDLVKSHGADALRLYEMFMGPLNASKPWSSKGMDGARRWLDRVYRVAEARMYTDELTPELDYSYNVMVKKVTEDYDSLAFNTAISQMMVFINDVYKLGRVSKDMLEGFIKILSPIVPHICEEMWQMVTGKTGISYEPWPSFDESKTQMNEVTMAVQVNGKMRGTFTASADASDEELTEAAKQVESVQRQIEGKTIRKVIVVKHKIVNIIAN; this is translated from the coding sequence ATGTACGATCATCAGAAAATCGAAGCGAAGTGGCAGAAGTACTGGGAAGACAACAAGACCTTCAAGACGGATGGCTGGGATTTCTCGAAGCCAAAGTATTACGTCATGGACATGTTCCCGTATCCGTCCGGTCAGGGACTGCATGTTGGTCATCCGGAAAGCTATACGGCGACCGATATCATGGCCCGCATGAAGCGGATGCAGGGATACAACGTGATGCACCCGATGGGATTTGATGCCTTCGGTCTTCCGGCGGAGCAGTATGCGCTGAAGACGGGTCATCATCCGGGTGAATTTACCTATGCCAACATTGACCATTTCCGTGCGCAGCTGAAAATGCTCGGTTTCAGCTATGACTGGGACCGTGAAATCCGTACCTGCGATCCGGAATATTACAAGTGGACGCAGTGGATCTTCCTGCAGCTATACAAGAAGGGCCTTGCCTATGTGGCCGAGATGCCGGTCAACTGGTGCCCTGAGGAGCGTGCCGTCCTTGCCAACGAAGAAGTCATCAACGGCAAGAGTGAACATGGTCACGCCGTCGTTCGCCGCAACATGCGTCAGTGGGTGCTGAAGATCACGGCCTATGCCGAGGAGCTGCTCAAGGATCTTGACGAGGTAGACTGGCCGGAGTCGACCAAGGAGATGCAGCGAAACTGGATCGGCAAATCGACCGGCGCTGACATCACGATGAAGATCAAGGATACCAATCTCGAGTTCACGGTCTATACGACGCGTCCGGATACGGCATTCGGCATTTCGTTCATCGTCTTCTCTCCGGAACATCCGTTCGTGGATCAGATTACGACACCCGAGCACAAGGATGAGGTCCATGCCTATCAGGCGGAAGCGGCTAAGAAGAGTGAGCTTGCCCGCACCGATCTGAACAAGGAGAAGACCGGCGTGTTTACGGGAAGCTATGCGATCAATCCGGTCAACGGACGTCTGGTTCCGATCTGGATTTCTGATTATGTGCTGGCCAACTATGGTACCGGCGCCGTCATGGGTGTGCCGGCAGGCGACCAGCGTGACTGGGACTTTGCGACGAAGTTCGGCCTCGAAATCATTCCGTTCATGAAGGATGTCGACATTTCCCAGGGGGCCTATGCCGGGGAAGGCATTCATGCAAATTCCGGCTTCCTCGATGGTCTGAATGTTGAGGAATCGAAGAAGGCGATGCTGGACTGGCTGGTTGAGCATCACTGCGGCGAGCCGAAGGTTCAGTACAAGCTTCGTGACTGGCTGTTCTCGCGTCAGCGCTACTGGGGTGAGCCGATTCCCATCGTTCGTATGGATGACGGGACTCTGCGGGCGCTGCAGGATTCCGATCTTCCGCTGGAGCTTCCGGCGGTTGACAACTATCAGCCGAGCGAAGACGGAGAGTCGCCGCTGGCCAATGCCAAGGACTGGCTGAATGTGACGATCGATGGTCAGCACGGTGTGCGTGAGACAAATACCATGCCTCAGTGGGCAGGTTCCTGCTGGTATTATCTGCGGTATCTGGATCCGCATAATGATAAGGCTCTGGCAGATCCCCAGCTGATCAGGCACTGGATGCCGGTTGATCTTTATATCGGCGGTGCGGAACATGCGGTTCTGCATCTGCTGTATGCGCGGTTCTGGTACAAGGTGCTGCGCGATTGCGGCGTCGTGTTCAACGATGAGCCGTTCCAGAAGCTGTATCACCAGGGCATGATCCTGGGCGAGAACGGTGTCAAGATGTCCAAGTCGCTCGGCAATGTCGTGAATCCGGATGATCTGGTCAAGAGCCATGGCGCCGATGCGCTGCGTCTTTATGAGATGTTCATGGGACCTCTGAATGCGTCCAAGCCGTGGTCGAGCAAGGGTATGGATGGTGCGCGCCGCTGGCTGGACCGTGTCTATCGGGTCGCGGAAGCCAGGATGTACACCGATGAGCTGACGCCGGAGCTTGACTATAGCTACAACGTGATGGTTAAGAAGGTGACGGAGGATTATGACAGTCTTGCCTTCAATACGGCCATTTCGCAGATGATGGTATTCATCAATGATGTGTACAAGCTGGGCCGTGTGTCGAAGGATATGCTGGAAGGCTTCATCAAGATTCTGTCGCCGATTGTGCCGCATATCTGCGAAGAGATGTGGCAGATGGTAACGGGGAAGACAGGCATCTCCTATGAGCCGTGGCCGTCATTCGATGAGTCCAAGACGCAGATGAATGAAGTGACGATGGCTGTGCAGGTCAACGGCAAGATGCGCGGAACCTTTACGGCGTCTGCGGATGCCAGCGACGAAGAGCTGACGGAAGCCGCCAAGCAGGTGGAGTCGGTTCAGCGTCAGATTGAGGGCAAGACCATCCGCAAGGTGATCGTCGTCAAGCACAAGATCGTGAACATCATTGCTAACTGA
- a CDS encoding segregation and condensation protein A codes for MEDFKVTIDKFEGPLDLMLHLIKEKQLDLFDLDMNVLTNQYIAYLNSMKDMHLEVTSEYLVELAELIEYKSRKLLPKDESQPEEDEEDPKERLVRRLLEYQQYKNVSQTLGEMFSERQEMLGRPLAKEADEWMKDDSSQPYEGDPYELMKAMKRCLMRMQLAKPIGVKYTQREISMEDRELQIRSRLTSLPDTFRFENLLEDVESLPMFIATFLAVLDLARLHTLVFTVDQDDVIWFSKGTGTLSA; via the coding sequence ATGGAAGACTTCAAGGTTACGATTGACAAGTTTGAGGGTCCGCTCGATCTGATGCTGCATCTGATCAAGGAAAAGCAGCTGGATCTCTTCGATCTGGATATGAATGTGCTGACGAATCAGTACATTGCCTATCTCAACTCGATGAAGGATATGCACCTGGAAGTGACCAGTGAATATCTAGTGGAACTGGCGGAGCTGATTGAATACAAGTCCCGTAAACTGCTCCCGAAGGATGAGTCGCAGCCGGAAGAAGATGAAGAGGATCCGAAGGAACGCCTTGTCCGCAGACTTCTGGAATATCAGCAGTACAAGAACGTGAGCCAGACGCTTGGCGAGATGTTTTCGGAGCGTCAGGAGATGCTGGGACGCCCTCTTGCCAAAGAGGCGGATGAATGGATGAAAGATGACAGCAGCCAGCCGTATGAGGGGGATCCCTACGAACTGATGAAGGCGATGAAGCGCTGTCTCATGCGGATGCAGCTGGCGAAGCCGATCGGCGTCAAATATACGCAGCGTGAAATTTCGATGGAAGACAGGGAGCTGCAGATTCGATCGCGTCTGACATCGCTGCCGGATACATTCCGGTTTGAAAATCTTCTGGAAGATGTAGAAAGTCTTCCGATGTTTATTGCAACATTCCTTGCGGTGCTGGATCTGGCCCGTCTTCATACGCTTGTCTTTACAGTGGATCAGGATGATGTGATCTGGTTTTCCAAAGGAACGGGGACATTATCGGCATGA
- the scpB gene encoding SMC-Scp complex subunit ScpB encodes MSELEKEKTEPETEKDQEPAQTNAAPVDVHKDDSAASETADSLDETEQEGRAKAILEGLIFIVGDDGISAEQAAETLDVSVERVEQLVEELKNDYSDDSHGFELTQYGGLYRFMSKEFVHPYAAQLFQMGRQATLSQAALETLAIIAYKQPVTRVEIEEIRGVGADVMLRKLMARGLIRESGRSDAPGKPILYEVTEEFMNSFKLMSLKELPELPAFRSDDNEDDGDFLK; translated from the coding sequence ATGAGTGAATTAGAGAAAGAAAAAACAGAACCGGAAACGGAAAAAGATCAGGAACCGGCGCAGACGAACGCTGCCCCGGTAGATGTTCATAAGGATGATTCTGCTGCCTCGGAAACTGCAGACAGCCTGGATGAAACAGAACAGGAAGGCCGGGCGAAGGCAATCCTGGAAGGGCTGATCTTTATTGTCGGCGATGACGGTATATCGGCTGAGCAGGCGGCTGAGACGCTTGACGTGAGTGTGGAGCGTGTTGAGCAGCTTGTGGAAGAGCTGAAGAACGATTACAGTGATGACAGCCATGGCTTTGAGCTGACGCAGTACGGTGGTCTTTACCGCTTTATGTCGAAGGAGTTTGTGCATCCGTATGCGGCGCAGCTGTTTCAGATGGGCAGGCAGGCGACGCTTTCGCAGGCGGCTTTGGAGACGCTGGCGATCATTGCCTACAAGCAGCCGGTGACCCGCGTCGAGATTGAGGAAATCCGCGGTGTGGGAGCGGATGTGATGCTGAGAAAGCTGATGGCGCGCGGGCTGATCAGGGAGTCGGGCCGCTCAGACGCTCCGGGCAAGCCGATTCTCTATGAGGTGACGGAGGAATTCATGAATTCCTTCAAGCTGATGAGTCTGAAGGAGCTGCCGGAACTGCCGGCCTTCCGCAGCGATGACAATGAAGATGATGGAGATTTTCTGAAGTGA
- a CDS encoding SGNH/GDSL hydrolase family protein — translation MITGKKTLQVMAAALLLCGCGSPAAATGATASAAAGRNDSYACRVMDYYDYSAPAPYTVEAVDESYYADTLFAGDSRMGSLALYGSHPDAEVDYVTSLNLLLIDTMPLDEHEDGSTLMDVLSSTTKDNIYLLFGINEIRNSNFDAFNAQYQDILTMLRNNNPDVNVYIILAYHPDKITDLPEPQLSEHLQNLNSGLITLAETNAMFYLDTDNGLDENGTIKDDYVWDGLHLNPTGARAFEDYIATHVVQKEKYVKEVCE, via the coding sequence GTGATCACAGGGAAGAAAACATTACAGGTGATGGCGGCGGCGCTTCTGTTATGCGGCTGCGGGAGTCCGGCGGCTGCGACGGGTGCGACGGCATCTGCGGCGGCGGGACGGAATGATTCGTATGCCTGTCGGGTGATGGACTACTATGACTACAGTGCCCCGGCACCCTATACGGTAGAAGCGGTGGATGAGAGCTATTATGCGGATACGCTGTTTGCCGGAGATTCGCGGATGGGTTCGCTGGCTCTCTACGGCTCGCACCCGGATGCGGAAGTTGACTACGTGACGAGTCTCAATCTTCTGCTCATTGATACGATGCCGCTGGATGAACATGAGGATGGTTCGACGCTGATGGATGTTCTTTCTTCGACGACGAAGGATAACATTTATCTGCTGTTTGGAATCAACGAGATCCGCAATTCCAACTTTGATGCGTTCAATGCGCAGTATCAGGACATTCTGACGATGCTCAGGAACAATAATCCGGATGTGAATGTCTACATTATTCTTGCCTATCATCCGGACAAGATTACGGACCTTCCGGAGCCGCAGTTGAGTGAGCATCTGCAGAATCTGAATTCGGGACTGATTACATTGGCTGAGACCAATGCGATGTTCTATCTGGATACGGACAACGGCCTTGATGAGAACGGCACGATCAAGGATGATTATGTATGGGACGGTCTGCACCTCAACCCGACCGGTGCCCGGGCGTTTGAAGACTATATCGCTACCCATGTGGTACAGAAGGAGAAATATGTTAAAGAAGTTTGTGAGTAG
- a CDS encoding DUF4358 domain-containing protein — protein MLKKFVSSLLVIGLLAGCGSTQSAEASSTCADTAASLVSELGLSDTTKEASDRIISGLFFFDEGTITDSSLYVATDKSANLVGVFDTTDMDATKSKIKDYLSTLKSQMQSYYPDEVFKIDNAVQEDNGTRIIVIVCDDLETAKTAARSALGL, from the coding sequence ATGTTAAAGAAGTTTGTGAGTAGTTTACTGGTGATTGGATTGCTTGCTGGATGCGGCAGTACACAGAGTGCTGAAGCTTCGTCAACGTGTGCAGATACGGCAGCTTCGTTAGTCAGCGAGCTCGGCCTGAGTGATACGACGAAAGAGGCGTCCGACCGCATCATTTCCGGTCTCTTCTTCTTTGATGAAGGAACGATTACGGATTCTTCGCTCTATGTTGCCACTGATAAGTCGGCGAATCTCGTTGGTGTCTTTGATACGACGGACATGGACGCAACCAAGAGTAAGATCAAGGATTATCTCAGCACGTTGAAGTCGCAGATGCAGTCCTACTATCCGGATGAAGTGTTCAAGATTGATAACGCCGTTCAGGAAGATAACGGGACCCGCATCATTGTCATTGTCTGCGATGATCTCGAAACAGCAAAAACCGCGGCGCGAAGTGCACTGGGTCTCTAA
- a CDS encoding Crp/Fnr family transcriptional regulator translates to MRKTEEMIYRCPLFAGIEKQQFPAMLESLDSQLKNYRSCQIVLKEGRPVYRMGILLEGSLTISDVSFWGTLTPIEEIQPGMIFAEDLAQTRGAIADERIEAVTASIVLWVGLSEILKLDGSQPWHTIVIRNLMNQFARRSLLLQQRQKILVQRSTPAKIRCFLSRQFFHNSSPSFDIPYTRAEMAEYLAVDRSALSTEIARLARDGWFSSDHNHFELKEKGPGQK, encoded by the coding sequence ATGCGAAAAACAGAAGAAATGATCTACCGCTGCCCCCTGTTTGCGGGCATTGAAAAACAGCAATTTCCGGCCATGCTTGAAAGCCTCGATTCGCAGCTGAAAAACTACCGCAGCTGCCAGATTGTTCTTAAAGAGGGAAGACCGGTCTATCGCATGGGGATTCTGCTCGAAGGAAGCCTGACCATCAGCGACGTCAGCTTCTGGGGAACTCTGACACCGATCGAAGAAATTCAGCCCGGCATGATCTTTGCCGAAGATCTTGCCCAGACCCGCGGGGCCATCGCCGATGAACGGATTGAAGCCGTCACGGCTTCGATCGTTCTCTGGGTCGGACTCAGCGAAATACTGAAGCTCGACGGATCCCAGCCATGGCACACGATCGTGATCCGCAATCTGATGAACCAGTTTGCGCGACGCAGCCTCCTGCTGCAGCAGCGTCAGAAGATACTTGTGCAGCGCTCAACGCCCGCCAAGATCCGCTGCTTCCTTTCGCGGCAGTTCTTCCATAACAGTTCCCCTTCCTTTGACATTCCCTATACGCGGGCAGAAATGGCAGAATATCTTGCCGTGGACCGTTCCGCCCTTTCCACTGAAATCGCCCGGCTTGCCAGAGACGGATGGTTCAGCAGTGACCATAATCACTTTGAGCTGAAGGAAAAAGGCCCTGGACAGAAATAA
- the purB gene encoding adenylosuccinate lyase, producing the protein MIERYARKEMEQVWSLEQQYQAWLEVEIAVDRAWAKQGIVPMEDLEKIEKNASFTVERCLELEQVTHHDVVAFTRCVSESLGPEKKWIHYGVTSTDIVDTANGLRFKRADAILRKDIQDFMDILKTNALKYKDTLMIGRTHGIHAEITTFGMKFALWYEEMKRNQQRFEAAAADVECGKISGAVGTFANIPPAVQDDVCAQLGLHSANISTQILQRDRHAHYFATLALIGSCLEQMAMEIRHLQRTEVHEVEEHFSAGQKGSSAMPHKRNPIGSENICGCSRVLRGYMVTAYEDIPLWHERDISHSSAERIIAPDATMLLDYMLVRFGKILKNLTVFPERMKENINRTHGLIYSERVMLSLIEKGLSREKAYDLVQPQAMKAFEVNGDFRSYIEQEPQITSLLSEEDIDHCFDPSYQVRNVDEIFRRVGLLG; encoded by the coding sequence ATGATTGAACGGTATGCACGCAAAGAGATGGAACAGGTCTGGAGCCTTGAGCAGCAGTATCAGGCCTGGCTGGAGGTAGAGATCGCTGTCGATCGCGCCTGGGCGAAGCAGGGCATTGTGCCCATGGAGGATCTCGAGAAGATCGAAAAGAATGCGTCGTTTACAGTCGAGCGCTGCCTTGAGCTGGAACAGGTTACCCACCATGATGTCGTTGCCTTTACGCGCTGCGTATCGGAAAGTCTTGGGCCGGAAAAGAAGTGGATCCACTATGGCGTAACGTCGACGGATATCGTCGATACGGCAAACGGCCTGCGCTTCAAGCGGGCGGATGCGATCCTGAGAAAGGATATTCAGGACTTCATGGATATTCTCAAAACAAATGCGCTGAAGTACAAGGATACGCTTATGATCGGCCGGACCCATGGCATTCATGCGGAAATTACGACGTTCGGTATGAAATTTGCTCTCTGGTATGAAGAAATGAAGCGCAACCAGCAGCGCTTTGAGGCTGCTGCGGCCGACGTGGAGTGCGGAAAGATCTCCGGGGCGGTCGGCACCTTCGCCAATATTCCGCCTGCCGTGCAGGATGATGTATGTGCGCAGCTTGGACTCCATTCGGCGAATATTTCGACGCAGATTCTGCAGCGTGACCGGCATGCGCATTACTTTGCGACGTTGGCTCTGATCGGATCCTGCCTGGAACAGATGGCGATGGAGATCCGGCATTTGCAGCGTACGGAAGTTCACGAAGTGGAGGAACATTTCTCGGCCGGGCAGAAGGGATCCAGTGCCATGCCCCATAAGCGGAACCCGATCGGCAGTGAAAACATCTGCGGCTGTTCGCGTGTGCTGCGGGGATATATGGTTACCGCCTATGAAGATATTCCGCTCTGGCATGAGAGAGATATTTCCCACTCCAGTGCGGAGCGTATCATTGCGCCGGACGCCACGATGCTGCTGGACTATATGCTGGTGCGGTTTGGAAAGATTTTGAAGAATCTGACAGTGTTCCCGGAGCGAATGAAGGAAAACATCAACAGGACTCATGGCCTCATTTATTCGGAGCGGGTCATGTTAAGTCTGATCGAGAAGGGTCTTTCACGTGAAAAAGCCTACGACCTTGTTCAGCCGCAGGCTATGAAAGCATTTGAAGTCAATGGCGATTTCCGTTCCTACATCGAACAGGAACCGCAGATTACATCACTGCTCAGTGAGGAGGATATTGATCACTGTTTCGACCCTTCCTATCAGGTGCGCAATGTCGATGAAATTTTCAGAAGAGTAGGCCTACTCGGTTAA